From one Marinobacter sp. SS13-12 genomic stretch:
- the rpsG gene encoding 30S ribosomal protein S7 has protein sequence MPRRRVAAKREIIPDPKFGSARLAKFINHVMESGKKGVAERIVYGALDIVADKSKEEPIEMFEKALENIQPMVEVKSRRVGGATYQVPVEVRPSRQHALAMRWLVEYSRKRGEKSMAQRLAGEILDAADSKGSAVKKREDVHRMAEANKAFSHFRF, from the coding sequence ATGCCTAGAAGAAGAGTTGCAGCAAAACGGGAAATTATCCCGGATCCCAAATTCGGCAGTGCACGTCTGGCCAAGTTCATCAACCATGTGATGGAAAGTGGCAAGAAAGGCGTTGCAGAGCGCATTGTTTATGGCGCGCTCGATATCGTTGCCGACAAGTCGAAGGAAGAGCCGATCGAAATGTTCGAGAAGGCCCTGGAGAACATCCAGCCGATGGTTGAGGTTAAGTCCCGTCGCGTGGGTGGTGCTACTTACCAGGTGCCTGTAGAAGTGCGGCCTTCCCGTCAGCACGCGCTGGCCATGCGCTGGCTCGTAGAATATTCACGGAAACGTGGTGAAAAGTCCATGGCTCAGCGTCTGGCAGGCGAAATCCTGGATGCCGCTGATAGCAAAGGCTCCGCTGTTAAGAAGCGCGAAGACGTTCATCGCATGGCAGAAGCCAACAAGGCGTTCTCTCACTTCCGTTTCTAA
- the fusA gene encoding elongation factor G has product MARKTPIKRYRNIGICAHVDAGKTTTTERVLFYTGISHKIGEVHDGAATMDWMEQEQERGITITSAATTCFWQGMDKQYPEHRINIIDTPGHVDFTIEVERSLRVLDGAVVVFCGSSGVEPQSETVWRQANKYEVPRMVFVNKMDRAGANFLRVVAQIKNRLGANAVPVQLPIGSEEDFAGVIDLIRNKAIYWNEDDAGATYDERDVPAEMAEEVAKYREEMMEAAAEANEELMERYLEEGELNNDDIKKGLRIRTLANEIVIATCGSAFKNKGVQAVLDAVIEFLPAPDEVKAIRGEVDEDGTEETRQADDDAPFSALAFKIATDPFVGTLTFFRVYSGRLESGNAVYNSVKQKKERVGRMVQMHSKERQEIKEVLAGDIAAAIGLKSVTTGDTLCDENHKIILERMEFPEPVISVAVEPKSKADQEKMGVALGKLAQEDPSFRVRTDEESGQTIISGMGELHLDIIVDRMRREFKVEANIGKPQVAYRECIRKNVDVEGKFVRQSGGRGQYGHVKIKLEPLPLDDEDGENFIFVNEIVGGVVPKEYIPAVQQGIQEQMQNGCLAGYPLLRIKATLYDGSYHDVDSNEMAFKVAGSMAMKKGALEASPALLEPMMRVEVVTPEDYMGDVVGDLNRRRGLVQGMEDIPSGKQIRAEVPLSEMFGYATDLRSATQGRASYAMEFSRYMEAPSNIAEAIIKKG; this is encoded by the coding sequence GTGGCACGTAAGACTCCGATCAAGAGATACAGAAACATTGGTATTTGTGCGCACGTTGATGCGGGCAAAACCACAACCACCGAGCGGGTCCTGTTCTATACAGGTATTTCCCACAAGATTGGTGAAGTTCATGATGGCGCAGCAACCATGGACTGGATGGAGCAGGAGCAGGAGCGTGGTATTACCATCACGTCTGCTGCAACCACCTGTTTCTGGCAGGGCATGGACAAACAGTATCCTGAGCACCGTATCAACATCATCGATACCCCGGGACACGTTGACTTCACCATCGAGGTAGAGCGCTCGCTGCGTGTACTCGACGGTGCGGTTGTGGTGTTCTGTGGTTCTTCAGGTGTTGAGCCGCAGTCCGAGACTGTCTGGCGTCAGGCCAACAAGTACGAAGTTCCGCGCATGGTATTCGTCAACAAGATGGACCGTGCCGGCGCCAACTTCCTGCGGGTTGTTGCCCAGATCAAGAATCGCCTGGGTGCCAACGCCGTACCGGTTCAGTTGCCGATTGGTTCTGAAGAGGACTTTGCCGGTGTTATCGATCTGATCCGTAACAAGGCGATCTACTGGAACGAAGACGACGCTGGTGCAACCTATGACGAGCGTGATGTTCCGGCGGAAATGGCCGAGGAAGTGGCCAAGTACCGCGAAGAGATGATGGAAGCGGCCGCGGAAGCCAACGAAGAGTTGATGGAACGCTACCTCGAAGAGGGCGAGCTGAACAACGACGACATCAAAAAAGGTCTGCGTATTCGTACGCTCGCCAATGAGATCGTCATCGCGACCTGTGGTTCTGCCTTCAAGAACAAGGGTGTTCAGGCGGTATTGGACGCTGTTATCGAATTCCTGCCAGCGCCGGATGAGGTTAAAGCCATCCGTGGTGAAGTGGACGAAGACGGTACTGAAGAAACCCGTCAGGCTGATGACGATGCTCCCTTCTCCGCTCTGGCATTCAAGATTGCGACAGACCCGTTTGTCGGCACGCTGACCTTCTTCCGTGTCTACTCCGGTAGGCTCGAATCCGGTAATGCGGTTTACAATTCGGTCAAGCAGAAGAAAGAGCGCGTTGGCCGTATGGTTCAGATGCACTCCAAAGAGCGTCAGGAGATCAAGGAAGTTCTTGCGGGTGACATTGCTGCGGCAATTGGCCTCAAGAGTGTCACGACCGGTGATACCCTGTGCGACGAGAACCACAAGATCATCCTGGAGCGCATGGAATTCCCGGAGCCGGTTATCTCCGTAGCCGTAGAGCCGAAGTCCAAAGCTGATCAGGAGAAGATGGGTGTTGCCCTTGGCAAGCTGGCCCAAGAAGATCCTTCATTCCGTGTGCGCACTGATGAAGAGTCCGGCCAGACCATCATCTCCGGTATGGGTGAGCTTCACCTGGACATTATCGTTGACCGCATGCGTCGCGAGTTCAAGGTAGAGGCAAACATTGGTAAGCCGCAGGTTGCTTACCGTGAGTGCATCCGTAAGAACGTGGATGTGGAAGGCAAGTTCGTACGTCAGTCTGGTGGTCGTGGTCAGTACGGTCACGTCAAGATCAAGCTTGAGCCGCTGCCTCTTGATGATGAAGATGGCGAGAACTTTATCTTCGTGAATGAAATCGTTGGTGGTGTCGTTCCCAAGGAATACATACCTGCTGTCCAGCAAGGCATTCAGGAGCAGATGCAGAACGGCTGTCTGGCCGGTTACCCGCTGCTGCGCATCAAGGCCACGCTGTACGATGGTTCTTACCACGACGTTGACTCCAATGAGATGGCCTTCAAGGTCGCCGGTTCCATGGCGATGAAGAAAGGCGCTCTGGAAGCCAGCCCAGCCCTTCTCGAGCCGATGATGAGGGTAGAGGTTGTTACCCCTGAAGATTACATGGGTGACGTAGTAGGCGACCTGAACCGTCGTCGCGGTCTCGTGCAGGGCATGGAAGACATTCCTTCTGGCAAGCAGATTCGTGCAGAGGTTCCGTTGTCGGAGATGTTCGGTTACGCCACCGATCTGCGTTCTGCAACGCAGGGTCGGGCGTCTTATGCGATGGAGTTCTCCCGCTATATGGAAGCTCCCTCGAACATTGCCGAAGCGATCATTAAAAAGGGTTGA
- a CDS encoding GTP-binding protein, whose product MSKAKFERNKPHVNVGTIGHVDHGKTTLTAALTRVCHEVWGTGSASAFDSIDNAPEEKARGITIATSHVEYDSPARHYAHVDCPGHADYVKNMITGAAQMDGAILVCSAADGPMPQTREHILLSRQVGVPFIVVFLNKADMVDD is encoded by the coding sequence GTGTCTAAAGCAAAATTTGAGCGTAACAAGCCACACGTAAACGTGGGCACCATTGGTCACGTAGACCATGGCAAGACCACGCTGACAGCCGCGCTGACTCGTGTATGTCACGAAGTGTGGGGTACTGGTAGTGCAAGTGCATTCGATTCTATCGATAACGCGCCGGAAGAGAAGGCCCGTGGTATTACTATCGCGACTTCACACGTTGAGTATGATTCACCGGCACGTCACTACGCCCACGTAGACTGCCCGGGCCACGCTGACTATGTGAAGAACATGATCACGGGTGCGGCACAGATGGACGGCGCAATCCTGGTGTGTTCCGCAGCTGACGGCCCCATGCCGCAGACTCGTGAGCACATCCTGCTGTCCCGCCAGGTCGGCGTACCTTTCATCGTTGTGTTCCTGAACAAGGCGGACATGGTCGATGACG